TTTTTGAGAGGATTTTTTATCCTATATGGGTCATATATAGTCTGTACTCCTGCCTGCCCTTTGGGACAAAGCCGACCATTCGTCTTTTTTGCAGTCTCACTTGTTGGATCTGTTGAGTAGGAAAGGCGCTCATCAGGTTCAAGATTATTTGGGTGATAGGGATTGCCATCGATTTTAAGAAGCACTCCATCTTTTACCCTTCCTCTTGTGCCGCATGCAGAATGGCACATAAGGCAAACACTGTGTTTGAGGGTAACATCTGAATCCGTTTCAAGGGCATCAGGTGTATTTTCAGAATAGGAAGCCGCAGATGTCTTTTTAGACTTCAAAAGCGCAGGTGCCGCCACTGCAGCTGACCCTAAAACTCCGGATACTTTAAGAAATTTTCTTCTATCAAGTGAGGGATTAAGAAAACTTTTTAATCCTTTCTTTTCCTCTTTTTTCTTCTCTAACTTCTCTTTCATCTCCTTCTCCCATATCTTATTTAAATGTTATTATTCATATTCCTGATAAAATCTTGTTTACCCTTATTTCTGATAGAATTGTTTCCCTATGCCATTAGGTCCATGACAGGCAGAGCATAAGCTTGCACTGACATTAGTCCTGTAATTTCCAGCTGAATGATCCAAAACATCTGTATCTTTATGGCAATAAACACATTTTTCATCAGTTGTGTTGCCTGATGTTACATAATTCAGCATTGTCTGATGCGCTGTTTTTACTTTTGGGCTCAAGGTTTTTTCAGTAAGGATGCCTTTATGGCATTTACTGTTGGTGCAGTCTGTCCGATATGATTCCGAATCTGCATCGTGAAGGGCAATAATGTCGCCTGACGCCTTTTTTATCCTCTTAAAGCTCACCTTAACCTTCTTTTTCTTTTTCAATTTAACTGTCTTTGCCGCAGGATTGAAGTTGTATCCTTCTTTTGCAGGGAATAGAATATAAGTACCTTTCTTCAGCCCTTTAACAACGAATGCACCTTTTTTATTTGTTTTCACTGTCTTCGGTGATTTTAATTTACTGCTTTGAATCTGTATTTGGACACCTTTTAATTTAGACTTTACCTTTCCCGCAATTGTAAATTTCTTGGATTTCGCAAAGACTCCATCATTTAGAATTGGGAAAAAGAAAAAAAGAACAAAAACAGACATCATCACCGTCATCGGTTTAAAAGCTCTTTTCATCAAGAAACCCTCCTTTTAATAAGTTATGCACCCTTCACTTCTTTTGAAACATCTTTGACTTCGTCTATTGTCCCCTCCTTTATCTCCTTTACGGATTGCTTGAAGTTTTTGATTCCCTTTCCAAGGCCTTCACCAATTTCAGGAAGTTTCTTTACACCGAAAACCATAAAGGCGATAAGAAGAATGACAACTAATTCAGGCATTCCTAAACCAAACATATCTACCCTCCTCTCAAAATTTGAGAAAATTAATAAATTTTTTTTTAAATTATTGCAATTATTGTGCCAAAATTTGAAAATTGAGATAAATAA
The sequence above is a segment of the Candidatus Schekmanbacteria bacterium genome. Coding sequences within it:
- a CDS encoding carboxypeptidase regulatory-like domain-containing protein is translated as MKRAFKPMTVMMSVFVLFFFFPILNDGVFAKSKKFTIAGKVKSKLKGVQIQIQSSKLKSPKTVKTNKKGAFVVKGLKKGTYILFPAKEGYNFNPAAKTVKLKKKKKVKVSFKRIKKASGDIIALHDADSESYRTDCTNSKCHKGILTEKTLSPKVKTAHQTMLNYVTSGNTTDEKCVYCHKDTDVLDHSAGNYRTNVSASLCSACHGPNGIGKQFYQK
- a CDS encoding twin-arginine translocase TatA/TatE family subunit; protein product: MFGLGMPELVVILLIAFMVFGVKKLPEIGEGLGKGIKNFKQSVKEIKEGTIDEVKDVSKEVKGA